In Opisthocomus hoazin isolate bOpiHoa1 chromosome 12, bOpiHoa1.hap1, whole genome shotgun sequence, the sequence gaggatggggccaagctcttttcagtggtgtccagtgacaggacaaggggcaacgggcacaaactgaagcagaggaagttctgtctgaacacgaggaagaacttcttccctctgagggtgacggagcactggaacaggctgcccagggaggttgtggagtctccttctctggagatattcaagacccgcctggacgcggtcctctacaacctactgtaggtggccctgcttcggcaggagggttggactagatgacccacagaggtcccttccaacccctaccattctgtgattctgtgagtctttgTTAACAGAGCTGCGAAGAGTCTCTGCCCTTCCATCTCCCACCCCCAGCTCAGCCGGCTCCGACAGGGCCTGCGGGAAGTGGTGTTAAGCTGTGGGCCAAACGGTGGTGGAGTCGTCGTCAGAACAAGCGAGCGGCACGAGGTGTCAAGCTGCGCCAGCCTGGGCTCGCAGCTTTCTCTTGGGCGCGGCAGAAGTTTCACTTGCTGAGTGCGTGGGTTGCTTGGTCTGGTTCTGGAGGCATCATATTGATGCCCTTGTGCGAGAAGTTGGCTGATTTCTTCCCAGTTAAGGTTTTTCTCTGTAACTTCCCTCTCGTTAGGGAGAGCCAGCTCAGTGAGTTGCCTCCAGGGCTATGCCAGAGCACCCGGATCCCCGCGGAGAGGAGCCCAGACCCTGCAGGCCCGCGGCTTCATCGGGCGTTTGACTCAAACCACGCAGCTGGTTTTTGAAAACGCTGAGAAGGGAAGGAGTCAGTTTGGTCTGTAGTAAGGTGTGCGTCCAAGAAAGCAGAGGGCTCGGGGAGAGCGGGTGGTGCCTGTTAGAAGAGCTATGAAGTAAATTAGAACTCGTTTATTCCCCTTCTAGAGTCGTGATCGGTCTGAGCAGATGCTTTGAAGCCTGGTGGCTTTTACGCTGACAGCCTGTatgctgctggctgggggcttctgAGCAGTGCTCCTGCTTCGTCCTCGTGTTAAAAGGCCGAGTTTCTTTTCAAGCCCTCCTCTCCGGGGTGAGCAATGCGCTGCTCTGCCCTCAGCGCGGGCACCTAACCCGCCTTCGCCTCCGGCACAGCTCGGGGACAGGCGCTCTGTGCTGCCGGTGCAGCTGGCGCTGGGGAGTGGAGGAGCTGCTTTTGGTGGCCTTGAGGGGCACTGAGATAACTTGGAGTTGGACTTCTAATCTGCTGGTTTGCGCCTTGTTGATTTTCTTACTGTCCCCTGTGCTAGGCACTGGGGAAATGCTGGCGTGTTTCCCCAAAGCAGGGTTTTTTAGCTTCAGAACAAGCCAGCCTCCTGCCTCCACCTCTGGGTCTGTCTGAAACTCCTGCTGCGCTGCTGAATCCTTAAGCAAAAGCCTTTTGGGCTGGGGGTTGGCGTCACTAATGACCGTTATTTGCTCACGTGCAGAGTCAGGGTCGGCCTAGCGTGACCCTTCTGTGGTGCAGGAGGACAAACTTCCGTGTGTAAAATCAATCTTGCCTGCGAATAGAGCCCTGCAACCACTTTATCTAACAGATGTGTCCAGcttagctgtgccagctgtggtaTCCCCTCGTCTGTAAGCACCTGCACGGGCTGAAGCTGCTCCTCTTCTGGTAGCTGGGACTGTGGCTGAGTGAGTGTTTCTGGAGACCGCAGGGCAGGAAATTGCTCTGGGGACTGCTGAAGGTCTGTCCTTTTGTGAAGCCCATATCACCCGCTCCTTCGTGGTCCCCAGCTCCTGACGTTACAAAGAGGAGCCCAACAGACCAAGGGCTGCTTTGCTTCACTGAAGGTGCAGGTAGGATCGGTCCGACCCTGTCTGGGATGTTCTCCCTGGTCCTGGAAACCTCGGTGGGTTCATGCAGAGACCAGCTGGTGGAGCAGGATAAATCCTGGCGGAGAGCTGGTGgctgctggctttgctggggaTCTGCCTCGTCTCCTGCctgcggggcagagggaggcagggatgcATTTCTCTGTGAGTCTGTCTCCAGCAGAGACGAGCGGTGTGCGGTGGGAAGCAGCCCCTCTTGCTTTGCAGGGCACTCGAGCACTGGAATAACTGcccagacttcacagaatcacagaatgctttgggttggaagggaccttaagaggccatctagcccaccccccctacagtgagcagggacatcttcaaccagaccaggttgctcagagccccgtccaagctgGACTTgcatgtttccaggaatggggtgtctactgcttctctgggcaatctgtgccagcgTTTTACCACCCTTGTCAtagaaattttcttccttatatccagtctaaatgtactctctcttagtttaaagccattgctccttgtcttattgcaacaaatcctgctgaaaatatcttgcccatctttcctgtaggccccttcaggcactggcagctgctctaaggtttccctggaaccttctcttctccaggctgaacagccccagctctcccagcctctcctcataggagaggtgctccagcccccggatcatctttgtggccctaacTTCTTGCACATCTCTGGGAATCAAAACCAGCCAAGTACAGCTGCAATAATCTCTTCAGTTGCTGTGTAGCCTCCCTCGAAGCGATTTTTCGGCTTGCTCAGTTGGCTGTCATTGTACCTGAATAAGAAgattcagtattttcagtaataaaatgcAGAATTCAATAATGAATGCTGGCCAGCGTAGATGCACTAAGCCATCCCGGGTCTGAGCTTTTGTGGCATGCCCACGTGCTCTCTTCCAGGGTTGCGCTGTCTCTTCCCTGTCCCCGTAGCATGGCCCTCAGCTAACCGGTCCTCTCCTGTCCACCAGGACTCTGGGCTCTACCTGAAGGAGCTGATCGAGCCGGTGCTGATGTGTTTCAATGACGCCGACAGTCGGCTGCGGTACTACGCTTGCGAGGCCCTCTACAACATTGTCAAGGTGGCCAGGGGCTCCGTCCTCCCACACTTCAACGTGCTCTTCGATGGCCTCAGCAAGGTGAGAAGCTTCCTCTCAACTCTCATGTGCTTTTATTTCCCACGCTGGAGAAGTAAGGCTTGTCCTCTAGTCCTTATCTTCTCTGGGTCAAACAAACCGAGTTGTCCAAGGTCTTCTTTTGAAGGAAGCTGGTTTGCTTTGACCCAGGCAGGTCCGAAGGACCGAAAGAGCAGTTTCTGCAGCGGCACAGTGGCCACTGACGTTGCGGGTGCTGGAGCTCGTTGTAAGAtaccttgttttctgttctcaaCTTCAAGATGTATTTTTGTGCTCCTTATTGAGTGGTGTTAGGAAATGAGGCTGACAGGACTGCTGCAGGTGAGGTGGCTCAGCAGTACTACGGCTTTGTGGGGCCTGCAGGGTCAAAACCATGTCTGCGTATGCGTGTCGTTGCAGTTTGTGCCTGTAGACTTGTGTTTCTCTGCCGCTTGAGTGTGGCTGCTGGCCCATGAAAGCCTGCACAGCTGAGGGAGGTGATGGGTGCTTGATAAACCCCCCTTAGGAAGTCTCTTGGGAGAATTTATTGCAGCCTGATGAGGAGTTGGAGATAAAGGGACTTCTGTGTCCGTCCCTGTAACACCAAAGGAGAGCAacagccctgggagctctgtggcagAGCGGGGAGCAGACCTGGGGCCTGCTGCTGCAATGGCCCTTGTTTCTGTCATTCACAGCTGGCTGCCGATCCTGACCCGAACGTCAAAAGCGGCTCTGAGCTCCTTGATCGGCTTCTCAAGGTAGGTTTTCCCCTCTCCGGCAGAGAATCCTTGGTGCAGGCTGCAGACATGTCCTGGCTGGGGATGTGTCGGTCCCCGAGGCAGCAGCTGCTAAAACCATCCCAGCTCAGTCCTGTGGCTACTGTCGAAGCATTTCTTCCTCTCACTGACCGTAGCCTGGTGGACTGAGGGTCTGGTGGCGATCTCGGGCAGCTGGGTTGAGGGGCTTGTAGGTTATCGCGGTGCCACGTGTGCGTTCAGCTCTTGGGAGCTGGCTGTGTGGGGAAGCAAGGTTTGAGTCTGAGTCGAGTGGCAGCCCTGTCGCAGGCAGCAGAAGGGCTGTTCCCCTGCTCCTTCTGTCTTGCCTAAGCGAGTAGCGAGGAGAAGTGAGCGGAGCTGCtctgggaggagcagagctgctgcttggggctggggggctcggttCCTGTTCTGCCTGCCGATGGGCTTTTGCTTGCACGGACCTCCCCGTTCCTTTTCTGCTGCTCGGAGGCGAGTGGCTCCCTGCCAGGTCCTGCCCCCCCTGCTCCTCCGTGTTGGCACAGCAGTTAACGCAGGCTCTGCATCATCTGCTGCAAAGCTTCCTGCTGGGAAATCCGCTCCACCGCCCTGGTGCGAGAGACCCAGCCGTGCAGCCAAATCCGCCGAGCGTGTAGGAAGAGCTGCTAAAGGAAAGGCAGGGGACTCTCCCACCGCTGAGACGTGTGGCTACGTCAAAGCTGCTCACCGGTGTGCGTGCATTGGAGAAGCTCCCACCCTCCTGCTGTTGAGCCAGGCTGGCACGCAGCGAGCAGGAGCCTCCCGCTCTGGGTCCCGCTCAGCTCAGCGTCGGTCCCTGCCCGAAGGGGATTACTAGCTCAATGCCTGAATAAACCAGGCGGCTCCTCCTCCCCAGGTCTCCTGACCCGCACACCCATGTGTCAAACTCTTTGTCATCTTTGTCCTGTCACGTGCCTTCAGAGAGGCCAGGTGGGGGTTGGCAGCACGGGGCGGCGGCCGTCCCTCCTGACACCCTCTGCTTGGGCTCCGCAGGACATCGTGACTGAGAGCAACCAGTTCGACTTGGTCGGCTTCATCCCGCTGCTGCAGGAGAGGATTTACTCCAACAACCAGTATGCCCGCCAGTTCATCATCTCCTGGGTAGGTACGCACGGCGCCGCGTCTGCCTGCCAGTCCCAGCTCCGAAACGCTGCGGACCCGTCAGCATCCCGTGTCTGGGCAAACCGCAGAGATCCGTGGCGATGGGTGAACTCGGGCACCTGAATTTACTTGGCAGGCTTTTTAAGCCAGCAGTTTTTCACCCGTttctttaaaatgccagctcCCCGTCACCTTGCAGTTGCGGTCACGGTAACGTCATAACTGCACTTCTGCCAGGCTGGTTCGGGACGTTGCACACCGAGTTAGAAAATACGGTCAAAGGGTTGCTGGCAGAAATAGATGTGCTGTGGTCTAGAGGTTACAGTCGCCCGAGGGACAGTGCCAGAGTGCTGTCCGTCAGccggtggggatggaggggtgtTGCTCTCCGGGAGGCGAGGGATCTCTGCTTGCCTTCTCCTTTCTGCGCGAGGCCGAAGCTCTCGGTGCCTGGCCGGGGTCTGGGGGAGCTGCGTGCCCCTGCACTCTCTCTCGCAGCTGCACTGTTTGCCATCCCAGGTCTGCCCGCGTGTGTCTGGGCCGTCAGTCCTGATCCCTGCGCTGCTGTAGGGAGCTGATGGGAAGCGTAGCAATGCTGCAGGCTGATCGCTTGCTGCCTGTGCTGGCCCAGCTTCTTCCTGAGCTGGGCAACTCCACACCGTCCTCTTGTCCTTCCCAGCGTCCACACGTCAAGGAACAAGTGCTGAAAGCTTTGGGTATCagcagccctccctgctccccatccccccTCAGTCTCAGCAGAGCCTCGGTGGCTGTGAGGGCAGttgggggaaggtggggggggctCTGGGCGGTCGTCGCCTCCGTCCTCGCGGCTCGGCGCAGTCTCTGCCTCGGAGCAGGGTGAGCTCGTCAGCTTcgtccttcccagccctgcccgtgcGTGGAGGCATGCCTGCCGTGCCACCAGCATCCTTTCCGTGCGTGCATGTAGGAGCCTGGTCTCCATAACTTCTCCGTCCGAGGTGACTGAGCGCTGACCGGCTGCTCTGCCTCTCCGCAGGTGCGAGGTGGCTCTCGGGGAGTTCCTCAAGGAGATCAAGAAGAACCCCTGCAGCGTCAAGTTTGCAGAAATGGCCAATATCCTGGTGATCCACTGCCAGGCGGCGGGTGAGTGCGCGGGAGCAAGCAGTAGCGGCCGCTGCCAGGTTTGCCATGCCGACCGTGGGTTCAGGCCAGGAGCTTTGCGGTGGGCAGTTCGCCCGCTCACCCCCGTGCCTTCTTGTCGTCGTGCGTGCAGATCCcggtggaaggggggagcaggcagcgctcccacggctggcactgctgctcttGTACGGCTGATCTGCCAGCCTCGAGTACAGGTCTGGAGTCCTCCTGCCATGGAGGTGCCTGAAAgtaaaatacagaatcacagaatcccagcgtggcaggggctggcagggccctctgtgggtcacccagtccaaccccctgctgaagcagggtcacccagagcaggctgcacaggaccgtttccaggcgggtgttgaatatctccagagaaggagatacctGGCTCTGGATGGCTCCTGTGGATATCCAGCACATGTGGAAGGATCTCGCAGGGGCTTATTTTAACCTCtggtgggacaggggtgtggGCAGGACAGTTAAACGCACTGTGCTGGGCGCTTGGTGCGAACGCTGCACTGCAGCTCCAGCGGGTCCGCTGCGTAGGCGGTGGCAGGGGGTTACGGCTGCAGCGGGGTGTGTTTCCCGAGAAGGATCCTGTCCCTGAGCTGTGCTTGTCGAGCTTAAACTGCTCTTGAAACCTTGCTGAATGGGAGTGGGTTTCTTGCGAGGCAGAAAAATAGGAATAGCCCGAGACTGCTTGCTCTTGATTAAACTGATGCCCGATGAATATAAGGTGTTTAAGTGTGAAATGTGGCCTGGC encodes:
- the LOC142362823 gene encoding protein VAC14 homolog, with the translated sequence MSAERELAPLAPGVVRALNDKLYEKRKVAALEIEKLVREFVAQNNTSQIKHVIQILSQEFALSQHPHSRKGGLIGLAACSIALGKDSGLYLKELIEPVLMCFNDADSRLRYYACEALYNIVKVARGSVLPHFNVLFDGLSKLAADPDPNVKSGSELLDRLLKDIVTESNQFDLVGFIPLLQERIYSNNQYARQFIISWVRGGSRGVPQGDQEEPLQRQVCRNGQYPGDPLPGGG